In Aquincola tertiaricarbonis, the genomic stretch TTCGACGCCGAGATCGTGCCCGTCACCATCCCGCAGAAAAAGGGCGACGCGGTGGTGGTGAGCAAGGACGAGCACCCGCGTGAAACCTCGCTGGAAGCGCTGGCCAAGCTGCGTGGCGTGGTGCGCCCCGACGGCACGGTGACCGCGGGCAATGCCTCCGGCGTGAACGACGGCGCCGCCGCCCTGCTGCTGGCCACCGAGGCAGCCGCCGTTCGCTACGGCCTGAAGCCTCGCGCCCGCGTGGTGGGCATGGCCACGGCCGGCGTGCCGCCGCGCATCATGGGCATGGGCCCGGCGCCGGCCACCCGCAAGGTGCTGGCCCTCACCGGGCTGACGCTCGAGCAGATCGACGTCATCGAGCTGAATGAGGCGTTCGCCGCGCAAGGCCTGGCGGTGCTGCGCGACCTGGGCCTGCAGGACGACGACCCGCGTGTGAACCCCAACGGCGGCGCGATCGCGCTGGGCCACCCGCTGGGCGCCAGCGGCGCCCGCCTGGCCGCCACCGCGGTGAACCAGTTGCACAAGAGCGGCGGCCGCTACGCGCTGTGCACCATGTGCATTGGCGTCGGCCAGGGCATCGCCGTGATCTTGGAACGGGTGTAAGACCGCCCATCCTGTTCGCAGCCGGCCCGCGGGGTCGGCTTTTTTTCGTCTTCAACGTCCGCGACCTGGTTCGCCGGACTCCTGTTTGTGCGCATGCCGCCCAACCCTGAGTCCAACCCCCTGGCGATGCCGGAATGGCCTGCCTACATTGCGACCATTCCTGATGGCGACCAACCTCGCGGGCGAATATCGCACAAGAGAGTTTCATGAGCGACGACGACTTCCACACCGACGATTCAGCCGCCTGGCGCCCTGCGCCGCGGCCGGAGGCGTCGCCCGGACCCGCGGCGCGTGACCTGGTCGCCGGACTGGAAAAAGGCCTGCAGGTCATCGAGGCCTTCGACCAGGACCGCCCGCGCCTGACCATCGCCGAAGTGGCCCAGCGCACCGGCCTCACCCGCGCCGCGGCGCGCCGCTACCTCATCACGCTGGCCCACCTGGGCTTCGTCAGCCAGGACCGCCGGCTGTTCGCCCTCACGCCCAAGGTGCTGCGGCTGGCCCAGAGCTACATGCATTCGGCGCGGCTGCCGCGCATCGTGCAGCCCGAACTGCACAAGCTGGCCTATGCGATGAAAGAAGCGTCGTCGGCCGGCACGCTGGACGGCGACGACGTGATCTGCATCGCCGCCACCAGCGCGGGGCGCGTCATCTCGGCCACGCTGCAGCCCGGCACCCGCGTGCCGGCGCACTGCACCTCCAACGGCCGCGTGCTGCTGGCCGCGCTGCCGCAGGCCGAGGTGGACGCCTGGATCGCCCGCCAGAGCCTGCGCGCCTACACCCCCCACACCGTGACCCTGCCCGACCGGCTGCGCATCGAGATCGCGCATGCGCGGGCCCAGGGTTATGCGTGCGTGGACCAGGAACTGGAACTCGGCCTGCGCACCATCGCCGTGCCACTGAAGAACTACCGCGGCGACACCGTCGCGGCGCTGAACTTCAGCGTGCATGCGCAGCGCATGACCATGGACCAGCTGGTCGAGCACTGCCTGCCGCCGCTCAAGCAGTCGCAGGCCACGCTGCGGCAGCTGCTGTAGCGCCTTTCATCACCCTTCGCGACGAAAGCCCGTCCCATGCCCACCACCCGCACCCAGGTTGCCATCATCGGCGCCGGCCCCTCCGGTCTTCTGCTCGGCGCCCTGCTCGCCCGCAAAGGCGTGGACGCCGTGATCATCGAGCAGCGCAGCGCCGACTATGTGCTCGGCCGCATCCGCGCCGGTGTGCTGGAACAGGTGACGGTGGACCTGCTGGACGAGGCCGGCGTGAGCGAACGCCTGCATGCCGAAGGCCTGCCCCACGACGGCGTGAACCTGTCCTTCGGCAGCGAGATGCACCGCATCGACCTCAAGGCGCTGACGAACAAGCACGTGGTGGTGTACGGCCAGACCGAAGTCACCCGCGACCTGATGGACGCCCGCGCCGCCGCCGGCCTGACCACCGTGTACGAGGCCCAGGACGTGGCGGTGCACGGCTTCGATGGCAGCCAGCCCAGCGTCACCTACACCGTGAACGGCGAGGCGCACACGCTGCAGTGCGACTTCATTGCCGGCTGCGACGGCTACCACGGCGTGTGCCGCGCCAGCGTGCCGGCCGATGCGGTGCAGACGCACGAGAAGGTCTACCCCTTCGGCTGGCTGGGCGTGCTGGCCGACGTGCCGCCGGTGGCGCATGAGCTGATCTACGCCCACAGCGAACGCGGCTTCGCGCTGTGCAGCATGCGGTCAGAGACCCGCAGCCGCTACTACGTGCAGTGCTCGCTGGACGACCAGGCCTCGCGCTGGAGCGACGACGACTTCTGGAACGAGCTCAAGCGCCGGCTGCCGGCCGACGTGGCCGCCAACCTGGTCACCGGCCCGTCGATCGAAAAGAGCATCGCGCCGCTGCGCAGCTTCGTGGCCGAGCCGATGCGCTTCGGCCGGCTGTTCCTGGCCGGCGATGCGGCGCACATCGTGCCGCCCACCGGTGCCAAGGGCCTGAACCTGGCCGCCGGCGACGTGGGTCTGCTGGCGCGAGCGCTGGAAGAGCACTACCGCGGCAGCAACCGCGGCATCGACACCTATTCACAGCGCTGCCTGCAGCGGGTGTGGAAGGCCGAGCGCTTTTCGTGGTGGTTCACCTCGCTGATGCACCACTTCCCCGAGACGGGCAGCTTCGGCCAGCGCATGCAGCAGGCCGAGCTGGCCTACCTGGTGTCCAGCGACGCCGCGCGCACGGTGGTGGCCGAGAACTACGTGGGCCTGCCGCTGGTGATGTAAGGTCGGCGCCCCAAGACAACCACGCGACGGAGCGCGATCCCATGATCCTCGAACACGCCGACATCACCATCCCGCCGGGCCAGCAGGCCGCCTTCGATGAGGCCATCGTGCGCGGCATCACCACGGTGATCAGCCAGGCCCAGGGCTTTCGGGGCTGGCGGGTGCAGCGCGGCGTCGAGTCGCCCGAGCGCTACGTGCTGACGATCTACTGGAACACGCTGGAAGACCACACCGTGGCCTTCCGCCAGGGCCCGCTGTTTGCGCAGTGGCGCGCCATCGTCGGCCCGTTCTTCGCCAAGCCGCCGGTGGTGGAGCACTTCACGCTGGTGGGCGAGGCGCCGCTGGCGCCTTGAAGGCCGGCCCGCCGGGCCGACCGACTCAGTCCAGCCGGGCCGCCCCAAGGGACTGAGATCCCCCTTGGGGGGACGCGAGCGCAGCGAGCTCGGGGGCGAACCTCTCAGGCGGTTTGGGCGCCGCTACCGCCGCTGGCACGCTGGGCCGCGGCGGCCGCCACGGCCTGCGTCACTTCCTTGCGGTAGCGGTTCAGCTCCTGCACGCTGGCAAAGCTGCGCTCCAGCAGCAGGCTGAGGTTGTGCAGGATGCGGTCGCCGACCTTGCTTTCCCACACCGCGTCGAACTGGATCTGCTTGTCCAGCCAGGCTTCCAGCCAGCCCGGATCGGGCAGGCGGCTTTGCACCGTGTCGCGCGGGAACAGCTTTTCGTTCACGTGCAGGTTGGTCGGGTGCAGCGCCTGCGCGGTACGGCGGGCGCTGGCCATCAGCACGCCCACCTTGGCGAAGGCGGCACGCGCCTCGTCGCCGAACTTGTTCAGCGCGCGCTTCATGTAGCGCAGGTAGGCGCCGCCGTGGCGGGCCTCGTCACGGGCCAGGGTTTCGTAGATCTTGCGGATCACCGGCTCGGTGTGCCATTCGGCGGCACGGCGGTACCAGTGGTTCAGGCGCACCTCGCCGCAGAAGTGCAGCATCAGCGTTTCCAGCGCGGGCGCGGGATCGAACTCGAAGCGCACCTCGTGCAGCTCCTGCTCGGTGGGCACCAGGTCGGGCCGGAAGCGGCGCAGGTACTCCATCAGCACCAGCGAATGCTTCTGCTCTTCGAAGAACCACACGCTCATGAACGCGGAGAAGTCGCTGTCGTCGCGGTTGTCGCGCAGGAACATCTCGGTGGCCGGCAGCGCCGCCCACTCAGTGATGGCGTTCATCTTGATGGTCTGCGCCTGCTCCTCGGTCAGCAGGTCGGGTTGAAACTGGTCCCACGGGATGTCCGTGTCCATGTTCCAGCGGACGGCTTCCAGTTGCTTGAAGAGTTCAGGGTAGAGCATCGCGGTTCCTAGGCAGCCCCCGATTCTATTCGGGGGCCAAGGCCTCGTCCCGCCAAGCTTTTAGCGCCGGTAACACAGCGTCCAGGGAGGTGAAGGCCGGCACGCCCGGCGTGCGCCGACGCCCGGTGGCCATGGCGGCGCCGCCGGCCCATACCTGCACCGGCGCCGGCAGCGCGTCGCGCAGCTGCTGCAGGCCGCGCTGCACCTGCGCCGGCTTCTGGCAACCAGTGAAGCTGAGCGCCACGATGTCGATGCCGAAGGCCTGCGCCGCGGCCACCACATCGGGCACGGGCGTCTGCACGCCCAGCGACACGCAGCGGCAGCCCTCCATCGCCAGCAGGCACTCCACCATCAGCAGCCCCAGACCGTGCGGCTCGCCGGGCAGGGTGGTGAGCAGCACCGACGGCCGGTCCTGCTGGCGGTAGGGCTGCAGCCGGCCCAGCGCCTGGCGCAGCAGCACCGTCACCAGCTCGGTGAAGGCATGCTCCTCGAACACGGCCAGCTCGCCGCGCATCCAGGCATCGCCCACCCGCGTATTCATGGGCACCAACCACTCCACGACGAAACGCGCCAGGCCCAGACGGGTCAGTGCCTCCGACATCCCATGCCGCACGCCTTCCAGATCATGCTGACGCAGCTGCTGGTAGCAGGCGTCCATCGCCAAGCTGGCCGGCGCCGCGGCATGGGCCGGCGGCTGCGCGGGCGCCGGCCGCGCGGTGCCGACCTCGCCCAGCATCTGCAGCAGCGCCGGGCGCGGCAAGGCCACCACCCGGCCGGGCCGGTGACCCGCGTCCAGCAGGCGCTTGATGGCCCGCAGCCGCTCCAGCTGCTCATGCGGGTAGGCTCGCTCACCCGTGGACTCGCGGTGGGGAGTGGGAAAGCCATAGCGGCGCTCCCACATCCGCAGCGTTTCCTTGCTGAGGCCCGTGTCTCGTTCCACCGCTGCGATCGACCATATCGGCATCGGGGGCTCTTGCATTGTCGGGTCGCCGCTCATTTGTATTAGACAAACTCTGGTCCGTTGCGCATGATAGGTGCGTATGCAGCCACTTTGCAGTCTTTGTTCAGGACAAACATGAAAACCGGCTCAATCCCACGCTGCCTCGTCGGTGCGCTGCTGCTGGCCGGCCTGTCGGTTGCCCAGGCGGCGCCGGCGGCCTGCCCGGCCCTGCTGGACCACACCCTGCCGCGCTTGCAGGATGAAAAGCCGGTGAACCTGTGTGGCTACGCTGGTCAGGTAGTGGTGGTGGTCAACACTGCCAGCTACTGCGGCTTCACGCCCCAGTACAAGTCGCTCGAAGCACTGTACGACCGCTACAAGTCGCGCGGCTTGGTGGTGCTGGGCTTCCCCAGCAACGATTTCGGCTCGCAGGAGCCTGGCAGCAACGCCGAAGTGGCCGCTTTTTGCGAGAACACCTTCGGCGTCAAGTTTCCGATGTTCGCCAAGTCCACCGTCAAGGGCTCGGCCGGCGTCAACCCGCTGTACCAGCAGCTGGCGCAGATCAGCGGCAAGACGCCGGGCTGGAACTTCCACAAGTACGTGATCGGGCGCGACGGCCGTTTTGCGTTCAGCGCCGGCAGCACCACCGACCCGATGGGCAAGGGCTTCGTCGCCGACGTGGAACGCCTGCTGGCGCAGCCGGAGCCCGCCAAATGAGTGCGGCCCGCCGGCGCATGGACGCACGATCGCAAAGCTTTGTTTCTGTGGCACCCACCGCGGAACTTCGCGGTCCGGAGGCCCTCTCAAGGGGCAGATGCACTGCTGAGCAGGCATCTGAACGGTTTAGTCTGCGGCGTGGCCTTCCTGTTGAACAGGCTGCAATCCTGAAGCGTCTCTCCTCCTCCTCCCTCCCTCCCTCCTTCGCTTCGGGGCGCCACGCAGCAGCTTTTGTACACGGACAGGCGCACGGCGCCTGTCCGTCGCGCTGACCCATGCGGCGCGTCGCCGTCATCGGCTCGGGCATCGCCGGCCTGTCCGCCGCCCGCACCATCGCCCCGCATGCCGCGGTCACGCTGTTCGAATCGGGCAGCTGGTTCGGCGGCCATGCCCACACCGTGGACGTGACGCTGGACGGCATCACCCACGGCGTGGACACCGGCTTCCTGGTGTTCAACCTGCGCACTTATCCCGGTCTGATCGCGCTGTTCGATGAACTCGACGTCGCCACGGCACCGTCGGAGATGTCGTTCTCGGTGCAGGCGCCCAGCCAGTCGCTGGTGTGGAGCGGCACCAACCTCGACAGCGTGTTCGCCCAGCGCAGCAACCTGCTGCGGCCGCGCTTCTGGGGCATGCTGGCCGACATCCTGCGCTTCAACCGCGTGTGCACCGGCATCGCGCTGCGCAATGCAGATGCCGAGCTGGCCGAACCCCTCGGCGTCTTCCTGCAGCGCCAGCGCTTCGGCGAGATGTTCCGCGACGGCTACCTGCTGCCGATGATCGGCAGCATCTGGTCGTGCCCGACGGACCAGATGCTGCAGTTCCCGGTGGGCACGCTGATCCGCTTCTGCCACAACCACGGCCTGCTGCAAACCACCAACCAGCCGCCCTGGCGCACGGTGCGCGGCGGCTCGCGCGAGTACGTGCGCCGGCTGGTGCTGGAGATTCCCGACGCGCGGCTGAACACCCCGGTGCTGGGCGTGCAGCGCCTGCCGCCGGGCGACGGCCGCGCCGGCGTGCTGGTGACCACGGCGCAGGGCGTGGAACGCTTCGACGACGTGGTGATGGCCTCGCACAGCGACACCAGCCTGGCGCTGCTGCAGGACGCCACCGCCGACGAACGGGCGGTGCTGGGCGCGATCCGTTACCACGACAATCTGGCGGTGCTGCATACCGACGCCTCCGTACTGCCCCCCATCCGCCGCGCCTGGGCCGCGTGGAACTACGAACGCGCGCCGCAAGCCGCCACCGAAGAAGCGGCGGTGTGCCTGCACTACCTGATCAACCGGCTGCAGCCGCTGCCGTGGCAGACGCCGGTCGTCGTCTCGTTGAACCCGGTGCGCCCGATCGACCCGGCCCAGGTTCTGGGCGAGTGGTCGTATGCCCACCCGGTGTTCGACCAGGCCGCGGTGCAGGCGCAGCGGCGCCTGCCCGAGATCCAGGGCCGGCATGCGGTGTGGTTCTGCGGCGCGTGGACGCGCTACGGCTTCCATGAGGATGGACTGATGTCCGGCCTGGCGGCGGCTGACAGCTGGCTCGTCCAGCACGGCCACAGCCCCAGCCGCGTGGCCGCGTGAACGGCCCCGCCGTCCAGCTCGGCATCGGCACCGTGCGCCACCAGCGCACGCGGCCGCAGCCGCATGGCTTTGCCTACGGCACCTACTTCGTGCTGCTGCCGATGCGCCATTGGCGCGCCCACCCGGGCGGGCCGCTGCCACGCAACCGCTTCGGCCTGGTGAGCTTCGACGACCGCGACCATGGCGACGGGCGCGAAGACAGCCTGGCCTGGGTCGAATCGGTGCTGGCCGAAGCAGGCATCACCGACGCCAGCGGCGAGGTCTGGCTGCACTGCTTCCCCAGGGTGCTGGGCCACACCTTCAAGCCCGTGAGCTTCTGGTACTGCCACCGGGCCGACGACTCGCTGGCGGCCATCGTGGTGGAGGTGAACAACACTTTCGGCGAACGCCACTGCTACCTGCTGGCCGGCGACGACCTGGCCTGGGGTCGGGAACTGCGCGCGCGCAAGGTGTTCCACGTCTCGCCCTTCTGCCGCACCGAAGGTGACTACCGCTTCCGCTTCCTGCGCACGCCGCAGCGGCTGCAGGACGGCCGGCTGCGTCCAGCGCGCACGGTGGTGCGTATCGAGCACCATGATGCCGAGGGCCTGCTGATTGCTACCAGCGTGGCGGGTGAGCTGGCGACGGCCACCGCCCCTCGTCTGCGTGCGGCCTTCTTCGGCCAGCCGCTGATGACGCTGGGCGTGGTGGCCCGCATCCACTGGCAGGCCTGGAAACTGTGGCGCAAGCGCGTGCCCTTCTTCCGCAAGCCGACTCCGCCCCAACAGTTCGTGACCCGATAGCCCCCATGACGACCAGCACCACCACCCTGACCCCGCCGCTGGCCCTGCCCAGCGGGGCACCGGCGGCCGCCCGGGCCGTGTTCAAGCTGCTGCGCCGCCTGCGCCACGGCACCTTGCAGGTGCAGTGGCCGGACGGCACGCACACCCAGTTCGGTGAGCCGGCCACGGCGGGCCAGGTGCCGCGCGCGCTGCTGCGGCTCAACAACTGGCAGCCTTGTGCCGCCACGCTGCGCTCGGGCGACATCGGCTTTGCCGAGACCTACATCGCCGGCGACTGGGACACGCCCGACCTGCCGGCGCTGCTGAAGCTGCTGCTCGTCAACCGCGAGCAGATCGAGTCGGTGGTGTATGGCACCTGGTGGGGCGCGCTGGCCTACCGGCTGAAGCACCTGCTCAACCGTAACTCGCGGCGCGGCAGCCGCCGCAACATCCACGCGCACTACGACCTGGGCAATCCGTTCTACCGCGAGTGGCTGGACGAGACGATGAACTACTCCAGTGCCTGGTTCGAGGGCGACACCCAGCGTCCGCTGGCCGATGCGCAGCGGGCCAAGGTGCGGCGCGCCATCCGCGAATGCGGCCTGCGCCCGGGCGAGCGGCTGCTGGAAATCGGCTGCGGCTGGGGTGCGGTGGCCGAGAGCGCGGCCGTGGAGTTTGGCGCCCGCGTCACCGGCGTCACGCTGTCCACCGAACAGCTGGCACACGCGCAGGCGCGCATGGCCCGCGCCGGTGCCGCCGAGCGCTGTGACCTGCGGCTGCAGGATTACCGCGACATCGACGACGGCCCCTACGACGCCGTGGTCTCTATCGAGATGTTCGAGGCCGTGGGCCGCGAGTACTGGCCCACCTTCTTCCAGACGCTGCGCCGGCAGCTCAAGACCGGCGGCAAGGCCTGCATCCAGAGCATCACCATCCGCGAAGACCTGTTCGAGCGCTACGTCAAGAGCACCGACTTCATCCAGCAGTACGTGTTCCCGGGCGGGCTGCTGCCCAGCCCCGCGCGCTTCCGTGAACAGGCCGAAGCCGCCGGGCTGGCGGTGGTGGACGAGCTGGACTTCGGCCCCGACTATGCCGAGACGCTGGCGCGCTGGCGCACCGCCTTCCTGTCGCGCGAAGGCCCGATCCGCCAGCTGGGCTACGACGCGCCCTTCATCCGGCTGTGGACCTTCTACCTGGCCTATTGCGAAGCGGCCTTTGCCACCGGCAACACCAGCGTCATGCAGTTCACGCTGGAAAAGCGCTGAGGCGCAAGCACCCGCTTAGCGCAACCAGCCCTTGCGCTTGAAGTACAGGAAGGGCGCGGCCACCGAGGCCGCCATCAGCACCAGCGCGAACGGGTAGCCCCAGGGCTGGCGCAGCTCGGGCATGTGCTCGAAGTTCATGCCGTACACGCTGGCGATCAGCGTGGGCGGCAGCAGCGCCACGCTGGCCACCGAGAAGATCTTGATGATCTTGTTCTGGTTGATGTTGATGAAGCCGACGGTGGCGTCCATCAGGAAGTTGATCTTGTCGAAGAGGAAGGCCGTGTGCGAGTCGAGCGAGTCGATGTCGCGCAGGATCTGCCGCGCCTCCTCGAACTGCTCGGCATTGAGCATGCGGCTGCGCATCATGAAGCTCACCGCGCGGCGGGTATCCATCACGTTGCGGCGGATGCGGCCGTTCAGGTCTTCTTCCTTTGCCACCGCGGCCAGCACCTCGCCGGCGGCGCGGTCGTCGACCTCCTGCTTCAGCACGCGGGCACTGACCTTCTCCAGCGCGTCGTAGATCCCTTCCAGCGCATCGGCGCTGTACTCGGCGTCGGCGTCGTAGAGCTTGAGCAGCACGTCCTTGGCGTCCTCGATCAGCGCCGGCGTGCGGCGGGCGCGCAGCCGCAGGAGGCGGAACACCGGCAGGTCTTCGGCGTGCACCGAAAACAGCACGTTGTCCTTGAGGATGAAGGCCACGCGCACGTTGCGCGGGGTGACGTCGTCGTCGATCAGGAAGTCCGAGCGGATGTGCAGTTCGCCGTTGTCTTCTTCGTAGAAACGGGCCGACTCTTCCAGGTCGTCATCCACCGCGTCTTCGGGGATGGTCAGGCCGAAGCGGCTGGCGATCCAGCCCTTCTCCTGCGGCGTGGGTGCGTCCAGATCGACCCAGACCGGTCGCAGGTCGGCCAGCGCCTCGGCGCTCTCGATCTCTTCCTGGAACAGCCGCCCATTGGCGAGCCTGAAGACATTCAGCATGCGGTACTCCGGCGCTCTGGGGCGCCCTTCGGGGTGCAAGGGTTCGTCAGCGTCCGCCCTGCCCCGGCATGCCGGCGCGGGCGGTCACCTAGGGTGACTCTGGTCCACGGATCTCTCCAACGGTAAGCCTTCGATTATGCCCACGAGAAATGGCGTCGCGGGGCACTCGCCGCGATGCGCTGCGGGCCTTTTCCGGCAGGGCCATGAGGCTCGTCACACAGCGTTTCGCTAAGCCGTTTTCATCGGCTTGTCATGCCGCGGTTTAGGGGGCACACTGTTTTCGACCGCCCCCGCCAACACCTGCTTTTTCCCCTTCCGTTCCCCGACACGATCCCTTCCCTGGATCCTTCGTCTTTCCCCCCAACCCTTCCCCCCAAGGAGGACCTGATGAACCTGACGATCAGCGGACACCACCTCGAAGTCACCCCTGCACTTCGCGAGTACGTGCTCACCAAGCTGGACCGGGTGACACGCCACTTCGACCAGGTGGTCGACATCAACGTGCTGCTGAAGGTGGAAAAGATCCGGGAAAAGGAACGACGCCAGATGGCCGAGATCACGGTGCACGTCAAGGGCCGCGACATCTTCGTGGAACAGAGCGACGAAGACATGTACGCCGCGATCGACCAGCTGGTCGACAAGCTGGACCGCCAGGTGTGCCGCCACAAGGACAAGGTGCAGGACCACCACCATGCCTCGGCCAAGCGCCTGAGCGCCAGTGTGTAAGCGCCTGAACCTTCACTAACACGAGCGGCCGCCAGCGGCCGCTTTTTCATTGGCAGACACCATGCCGCAGCGCAGCAAATCCGCAACACCTGCAGTGGGGGTAGCCTCAAGCCATGGCGGGCTTGAGGGCGGTTTCTATAATCACCTCCCTCTTTGCCACCGTTCCTGCGGTTGTCGCTGCCGCCGCAACGTCAGGGAACTCACATGAACCGTCTCGCCGCCATCCTGCCCGCCAGCAACGTGCTGGTGAACGTGGAAGCCACCAGCAAGAAGCGTGCGTTCGAACAGGCTGGCCTGCTGTTCGAAAATCAGCACGCCATTGCGCGGGCCACGGTCAGCGACAACCTGTTCGCGCGAGAACGACTGGGCTCCACCGGCCTGGGTCATGGCGTGGCCATTCCCCATGGCCGCATCAAGGGTTTGAAGAACCCGCTGGCCGCGGTCATCCGCGTGCAGCAGCCCATCCCGTTCGACGCGCCCGATGACGAGCCGGTCAGCCTGCTGATCTTCCTGCTGGTGCCGGAAGCCGCCACGCAGCGCCACCTCGAGATCCTGTCCGAGATCGCCGAGCTGCTGTCCGACCGCGAGCTGCGTGAGCGCCTGAAGACCGAGCCCGACGCGGCCGGCCTGCACAAGCTGATCGCCGACTGGGCGCCGCTGAAGTCGGTCGCCTGACGCAGGGGCCGTGAAGCCCTCGTCCATCAGCGCGGAAGCGCTGTTCGAAGAACATCGGGAAGCCCTGCGCTGGGAGTGGGTGGCAGGCCATGCCCACCCCGAGCGCCGCTTCGACGACGCCGCGGTGCGCGACGCCCGCTCGGCCGCCGACCTGGTGGGCTACCTGAACTACATCCACCCCTACCGGGTGCAGATCGTCGGCCGCCGCGAAGTGGCTTACTTGAGCCAGAGCGCCGACGAGACGCTGGAGCGGCGCATCTCGCGCATCGTGACGCTGGAGCCGCCGGTGCTGATCGTGGCTGATGATCAGGTGCCGCCCGACCGGCTGACCGCGATGTGCGATCGCGCCGAGATCCCCCTCTTCGTCACCGCCGAATCGGCCGGCCACGTGATCGACGTGGTGCGTGGCTACCTGGCGCAGCTGTTCGCCGAGCGCACCACCCGCCATGGGGTGTTCATGGACATCCTGGGCCTGGGCGTGCTGCTGACCGGCGAGTCGGGCCTGGGCAAGAGCGAACTGGGCCTGGAGCTGATTTCGCATGGCCACGGCCTGGTGGCCGACGACGCGGTGGATCTTTACCGGGTTTCACAAACGGCCATCGAAGGCCGCTGCCCGGAGCTGCTGATCAACCTGCTGGAAGTGCGCGGCATCGGCCTGCTGGACATCAAGGCCATCTTCGGCGAGACGGCGGTGCGCCGGAAGATGCGGCTCAAGCTCATCGTGCACCTGGTGCGCAAGGAAACGATGGAGCGCGAGTTCGAGCGCCTGCCCTACGAGCCCATGTACGAAGAGATCCTGGGCGTGCCGGTGCGCAAGGTGATCATCGCGGTGGACGCCGGCCGCAACCTGGCGGTGCTGGTGGAAGCCGCGGTGCGCAACACCATCCTGCAGCTGCGCGGCATCGACACGTACCAGGAGTTCATCCAACGCCACCAGAAGGCGATGGACAACGGCGGAGAGGGCTAAGTCGGCCGGTGCGGGCACTGCGGCTTCACGCAGGCCGCGTACAGCGCCAATGAGTGGTCGTGCAGCTCGAAGCCGCGCGACTGCGCCACCGAGCGCTGGCGCTTCTCGATCTCGGCGTCGAAGAACTCCTCCACCCGGCCGCAGGTGAGGCACACCAGGTGGTCGTGGTGCT encodes the following:
- a CDS encoding SAM-dependent methyltransferase: MTTSTTTLTPPLALPSGAPAAARAVFKLLRRLRHGTLQVQWPDGTHTQFGEPATAGQVPRALLRLNNWQPCAATLRSGDIGFAETYIAGDWDTPDLPALLKLLLVNREQIESVVYGTWWGALAYRLKHLLNRNSRRGSRRNIHAHYDLGNPFYREWLDETMNYSSAWFEGDTQRPLADAQRAKVRRAIRECGLRPGERLLEIGCGWGAVAESAAVEFGARVTGVTLSTEQLAHAQARMARAGAAERCDLRLQDYRDIDDGPYDAVVSIEMFEAVGREYWPTFFQTLRRQLKTGGKACIQSITIREDLFERYVKSTDFIQQYVFPGGLLPSPARFREQAEAAGLAVVDELDFGPDYAETLARWRTAFLSREGPIRQLGYDAPFIRLWTFYLAYCEAAFATGNTSVMQFTLEKR
- the hpf gene encoding ribosome hibernation-promoting factor, HPF/YfiA family, which encodes MNLTISGHHLEVTPALREYVLTKLDRVTRHFDQVVDINVLLKVEKIREKERRQMAEITVHVKGRDIFVEQSDEDMYAAIDQLVDKLDRQVCRHKDKVQDHHHASAKRLSASV
- a CDS encoding DUF1365 domain-containing protein — protein: MNGPAVQLGIGTVRHQRTRPQPHGFAYGTYFVLLPMRHWRAHPGGPLPRNRFGLVSFDDRDHGDGREDSLAWVESVLAEAGITDASGEVWLHCFPRVLGHTFKPVSFWYCHRADDSLAAIVVEVNNTFGERHCYLLAGDDLAWGRELRARKVFHVSPFCRTEGDYRFRFLRTPQRLQDGRLRPARTVVRIEHHDAEGLLIATSVAGELATATAPRLRAAFFGQPLMTLGVVARIHWQAWKLWRKRVPFFRKPTPPQQFVTR
- a CDS encoding PTS sugar transporter subunit IIA; its protein translation is MNRLAAILPASNVLVNVEATSKKRAFEQAGLLFENQHAIARATVSDNLFARERLGSTGLGHGVAIPHGRIKGLKNPLAAVIRVQQPIPFDAPDDEPVSLLIFLLVPEAATQRHLEILSEIAELLSDRELRERLKTEPDAAGLHKLIADWAPLKSVA
- the corA gene encoding magnesium/cobalt transporter CorA, producing the protein MLNVFRLANGRLFQEEIESAEALADLRPVWVDLDAPTPQEKGWIASRFGLTIPEDAVDDDLEESARFYEEDNGELHIRSDFLIDDDVTPRNVRVAFILKDNVLFSVHAEDLPVFRLLRLRARRTPALIEDAKDVLLKLYDADAEYSADALEGIYDALEKVSARVLKQEVDDRAAGEVLAAVAKEEDLNGRIRRNVMDTRRAVSFMMRSRMLNAEQFEEARQILRDIDSLDSHTAFLFDKINFLMDATVGFININQNKIIKIFSVASVALLPPTLIASVYGMNFEHMPELRQPWGYPFALVLMAASVAAPFLYFKRKGWLR
- the hprK gene encoding HPr(Ser) kinase/phosphatase encodes the protein MKPSSISAEALFEEHREALRWEWVAGHAHPERRFDDAAVRDARSAADLVGYLNYIHPYRVQIVGRREVAYLSQSADETLERRISRIVTLEPPVLIVADDQVPPDRLTAMCDRAEIPLFVTAESAGHVIDVVRGYLAQLFAERTTRHGVFMDILGLGVLLTGESGLGKSELGLELISHGHGLVADDAVDLYRVSQTAIEGRCPELLINLLEVRGIGLLDIKAIFGETAVRRKMRLKLIVHLVRKETMEREFERLPYEPMYEEILGVPVRKVIIAVDAGRNLAVLVEAAVRNTILQLRGIDTYQEFIQRHQKAMDNGGEG